One Chryseobacterium sp. StRB126 genomic region harbors:
- a CDS encoding DUF4291 domain-containing protein codes for MKLILRKYKEQLPDWPQKGHHIMAQYDDEKIVVYQSYKKVIGEFAVKNQYFGGGFSLERMTWIKPNFLWMMYRNGWGTKEGQECVLAIHLKLNAFKKYLEKAIVSSYNDDLGISREVWQNQVKESSVRLQWDPDHDPFGNKLERRAIQIGLRNEHIHSFAKEDIILIENISDFVKEQYHFVLNDDLDQLVIPEEKPLLFDDEVLNRKLSLK; via the coding sequence ATGAAACTTATATTAAGAAAATATAAAGAACAGCTACCAGATTGGCCTCAAAAAGGGCATCACATCATGGCACAATATGATGATGAGAAAATTGTAGTCTATCAGTCATACAAAAAAGTAATAGGAGAGTTTGCGGTTAAAAATCAATATTTTGGTGGTGGATTCAGTCTGGAAAGGATGACTTGGATAAAACCTAATTTCCTTTGGATGATGTATCGTAATGGCTGGGGAACAAAAGAAGGACAGGAATGTGTATTAGCTATACATCTAAAGTTAAACGCATTCAAAAAATACCTTGAAAAGGCTATTGTTTCTAGCTATAATGATGATCTTGGAATATCCAGAGAAGTGTGGCAGAATCAGGTAAAAGAATCATCTGTAAGACTTCAGTGGGATCCGGATCATGATCCTTTTGGAAACAAACTGGAAAGAAGAGCTATACAAATTGGTTTAAGAAATGAGCATATTCATTCTTTTGCAAAAGAAGATATTATTTTAATTGAAAATATCTCTGATTTTGTAAAAGAGCAGTATCATTTTGTTCTGAATGATGATTTGGATCAGCTTGTCATTCCTGAAGAAAAACCATTATTATTTGATGATGAGGTTCTAAACAGGAAGCTTAGTTTAAAGTAA
- a CDS encoding O-acetyl-ADP-ribose deacetylase, translating to MKIEVIKGDITKINADAIVNAANSSLLGGGGVDGAIHRAGGPQILEECRAIRNRQGKCNTGEAVVTTAGNLSAQYVIHTVGPVWNDDKEKSSKLLSDCYKNSLLLAENLGVKTIAFPNISTGIYRFPKELAGEIAVDEIRKFHSDIIEKVIFICFDEENEEIYKKLLNPPL from the coding sequence ATGAAAATTGAAGTTATAAAAGGAGACATCACAAAAATTAATGCAGATGCCATTGTCAATGCAGCTAATTCTTCTTTATTGGGAGGTGGAGGTGTAGATGGTGCTATCCATCGTGCTGGAGGACCACAAATTCTGGAAGAATGTAGAGCGATCAGAAATAGGCAGGGTAAATGTAATACAGGAGAAGCAGTGGTAACAACAGCAGGAAATCTTTCTGCACAATATGTTATTCATACAGTAGGACCAGTTTGGAATGATGATAAAGAAAAAAGCTCAAAGCTTTTATCAGATTGCTATAAAAACTCTTTACTGTTGGCAGAAAATCTTGGAGTTAAAACCATTGCTTTTCCTAATATCAGCACGGGAATTTATAGGTTTCCAAAAGAACTGGCAGGAGAAATAGCTGTTGATGAAATAAGAAAATTTCACTCAGATATCATAGAGAAAGTTATTTTTATCTGTTTCGATGAAGAGAATGAAGAAATTTATAAAAAGCTTTTAAATCCTCCTCTTTAA
- a CDS encoding Sir2 family NAD-dependent protein deacetylase has protein sequence MKKLTILSGAGISAESGIKTFRDGDGLWENHNITDVASPEGWKKDRALVLEFYNQRRRQLHEVEPNDAHKLLAELEKHFDVQIITQNIDDLHERAGSTKILHIHGELFKSCSCNNKSLIYDQKDDINIGDKAEDGAQLRPFIVWFGEDVPLYHDAREMVKDSDILLVIGTSLRVYPASVLIDDIKDDCLLIVINPNETGFGYGERAVVMKETATQGMKMLFDKLVDLA, from the coding sequence ATGAAAAAACTAACCATATTAAGCGGTGCAGGAATAAGTGCCGAAAGCGGAATAAAAACCTTCAGAGACGGAGATGGACTTTGGGAAAATCATAATATAACCGATGTTGCCAGTCCGGAAGGATGGAAAAAAGACAGAGCCCTGGTATTGGAATTTTATAACCAGAGAAGACGTCAGCTTCATGAGGTAGAACCTAACGATGCCCACAAATTACTGGCAGAACTGGAAAAGCATTTTGATGTTCAGATCATTACCCAAAATATTGATGATTTGCATGAGAGGGCTGGTTCCACTAAGATTCTTCACATCCACGGAGAATTGTTCAAATCATGTTCTTGTAACAATAAAAGTTTGATCTACGATCAGAAAGATGACATCAATATAGGAGATAAAGCCGAAGATGGCGCTCAGTTGAGACCCTTTATCGTTTGGTTTGGGGAAGACGTTCCTTTATATCATGATGCCAGAGAAATGGTAAAAGATTCAGATATTTTACTGGTAATTGGAACTTCTTTACGAGTATATCCTGCATCGGTATTAATCGATGACATCAAGGATGACTGCCTTTTAATCGTAATCAATCCTAATGAAACAGGCTTTGGTTATGGAGAAAGAGCAGTAGTGATGAAAGAGACTGCAACACAGGGAATGAAAATGTTATTTGATAAACTGGTAGATCTTGCCTAA
- a CDS encoding ADP-ribosylglycohydrolase family protein translates to MENKVKAGIMGVCIGDALGIPVEFKDRDYLKRFPVTEMLEFGSHNQPKGTWSDDSSLTLCLAEVLTKGYDLEKIGQSFVQWNKYGHWTAHGRLFDIGGTTREAIARLIKGESARFSGNIFEEDNGNGSLMRILPLAFYLKDEENLENIYQTVKEVSTITHGHFRSVFACFIYVIFTIQLIKGKNKMEAYTYMQEASSEYAEKQWFSLSEVELFHRVLKNDISDYPEDEIRGSGYVLHSLEASLWCFLNSESYSEAVLKAVNLGEDTDTTGAITGGLAGIYYGFENIPQEWIDDLVRKDDIEKLCEKLHNKYSVNQ, encoded by the coding sequence ATGGAAAATAAAGTAAAGGCAGGGATTATGGGAGTATGCATCGGTGATGCCCTTGGAATTCCTGTAGAGTTTAAAGATAGAGATTATTTAAAGCGATTTCCTGTTACCGAAATGCTGGAATTTGGCTCACATAATCAACCCAAAGGAACCTGGAGTGATGATAGCTCTCTAACACTCTGCCTTGCTGAGGTACTTACAAAAGGATATGATCTGGAAAAGATCGGACAAAGCTTTGTACAATGGAATAAATATGGTCACTGGACTGCCCACGGAAGACTTTTCGATATTGGAGGAACTACACGGGAAGCGATTGCAAGACTTATTAAAGGGGAGAGTGCCAGATTTTCAGGAAATATTTTTGAAGAAGATAATGGGAATGGTTCTTTGATGAGAATTCTTCCTCTGGCTTTTTATTTAAAAGATGAAGAAAATCTCGAAAACATTTATCAAACGGTAAAGGAAGTCTCTACTATTACTCATGGGCATTTCCGTTCTGTTTTTGCTTGTTTTATTTATGTGATTTTTACGATTCAATTAATAAAAGGAAAAAATAAAATGGAAGCATACACGTATATGCAAGAAGCGTCTTCGGAATATGCAGAAAAACAATGGTTTAGCTTAAGTGAAGTTGAGCTTTTTCATAGGGTTTTAAAAAATGATATTTCAGACTACCCAGAAGATGAAATAAGGGGAAGTGGTTATGTTCTCCATAGTCTGGAAGCCTCTTTATGGTGTTTTTTAAACTCGGAAAGCTATTCAGAAGCTGTATTGAAAGCGGTAAATCTGGGAGAAGATACAGATACAACAGGAGCCATTACAGGGGGATTGGCAGGAATCTATTATGGTTTTGAAAATATTCCTCAGGAATGGATTGATGACCTGGTGAGAAAAGATGATATTGAAAAACTATGTGAAAAGTTACACAATAAATACTCTGTAAACCAATGA
- a CDS encoding RNA 2'-phosphotransferase, translating to MNEIDTKRISKFLSLILRHQPDIIGLKLDENGWADVEELRVKSAKKGKHFSLKELDEVVETNNKKRFAFNEDKTRIRASQGHSIDIDLALESIQPPDFLYHGTAEANISSILEKGIEKRTRQHVHLSADKETATKVGMRHGKPVILTIRTGKMHEDGLAFYRSANGVWLTDFVEPKYISR from the coding sequence ATGAACGAAATAGATACAAAAAGAATAAGTAAATTTTTGAGCCTTATTTTGAGGCATCAACCTGATATTATAGGTCTGAAGCTGGACGAAAATGGCTGGGCAGATGTAGAAGAGCTGAGAGTAAAATCAGCAAAAAAAGGAAAACATTTTTCCCTGAAAGAATTAGATGAGGTGGTTGAAACCAATAATAAGAAGAGATTTGCTTTTAATGAAGATAAAACAAGGATCAGAGCCAGCCAGGGACATTCTATTGATATAGATTTGGCTTTGGAATCAATACAGCCTCCTGACTTTTTATATCACGGAACCGCGGAAGCCAATATCTCTTCCATTTTAGAAAAAGGAATTGAAAAAAGAACACGTCAGCATGTACATTTAAGCGCTGATAAAGAGACCGCTACAAAGGTTGGAATGAGGCACGGTAAACCAGTAATTCTTACCATCAGAACCGGGAAAATGCATGAAGATGGACTCGCTTTTTACAGATCCGCCAACGGCGTTTGGCTGACAGATTTTGTGGAACCCAAATATATTTCAAGGTAA
- a CDS encoding metallophosphoesterase family protein — protein sequence MSRTLVIGDIHGGFRALQQVLERAEVTPNDRLIFLGDYVDGWSESFQVIQTLIDLSEKQECIFIKGNHDVWCEDWLARGEGPGVWLSNGGKSTVDNYENYSPEDQELHLEFFQRMKSYHVDDQNRLFIHAGYSSMHGPEKEVYSSNYRWDRTLWETAVAMDKKLEKNSVLYPKRLLLYKEIFIGHTPTLYIGSTTPTHKANIWNMDTGAAFTGALSIMDINTNEFWQSDPLPSLYPNEKGRNGDMLSK from the coding sequence ATGAGCAGAACATTAGTAATAGGAGACATTCACGGCGGATTCAGAGCATTGCAACAGGTGCTTGAAAGAGCTGAGGTTACCCCAAATGACAGATTAATTTTTCTCGGAGACTATGTAGATGGCTGGAGCGAGTCTTTCCAGGTTATTCAAACTTTAATAGACCTTTCCGAAAAACAGGAATGTATTTTCATCAAAGGAAATCATGATGTTTGGTGTGAAGACTGGCTGGCCCGTGGAGAAGGACCGGGCGTCTGGCTTTCCAATGGTGGAAAAAGTACGGTAGATAATTATGAAAATTATTCTCCGGAAGATCAGGAGCTCCATCTTGAGTTTTTCCAACGTATGAAAAGCTACCATGTTGATGATCAAAATCGTTTGTTTATTCATGCCGGATATTCTTCCATGCACGGCCCGGAAAAAGAAGTCTATTCAAGCAATTACCGCTGGGACAGAACCCTTTGGGAAACAGCTGTAGCCATGGATAAAAAATTGGAAAAAAATTCAGTGCTATACCCCAAAAGGCTTCTTCTTTATAAGGAAATATTTATCGGGCATACTCCAACACTTTATATTGGAAGTACAACACCCACCCATAAAGCCAATATCTGGAATATGGATACCGGTGCCGCTTTCACGGGAGCCTTGTCCATTATGGATATTAATACCAATGAATTCTGGCAAAGCGACCCGCTTCCCTCCTTATATCCTAACGAAAAAGGACGAAATGGGGATATGTTAAGCAAATAA
- a CDS encoding cupin-like domain-containing protein: MGIILKPIDVVDDISKEEFYEKYLKPRRPVVIKNMAKKWPAYQKWTMEYMKEVVGDVEVPLYDSSKADPSAPINASAAQMKFGDYIDLIQREPTDLRIFLFDPIKYAPKLLEDYISPKELMGGFLDKYPNMFFGGKGSVTFLHFDIDMAHIFHTHFNGRKHILLFDYKWKERLYQIPYATYALEDYDIENPDFTKFPALDGVEGIECFLEHGDTLFMPTGWWHWMKYLDGSFSISLRAWDKSWAVKAHSLWNLTVQRKFDDIMKSSFKKKYMDWKEKMAVKRAEIALKRGLPK; encoded by the coding sequence ATGGGAATTATTTTAAAGCCTATAGATGTTGTAGATGATATTTCTAAAGAGGAATTCTACGAAAAATATCTAAAGCCAAGAAGGCCCGTTGTCATCAAAAATATGGCAAAAAAGTGGCCTGCTTACCAAAAATGGACGATGGAATATATGAAGGAGGTTGTAGGAGATGTGGAGGTCCCGTTATATGACAGTTCGAAGGCAGATCCTTCTGCTCCCATCAATGCTTCTGCAGCCCAAATGAAATTCGGTGATTATATAGATCTTATTCAGAGAGAGCCAACTGATCTTAGAATTTTCCTTTTTGATCCGATAAAATATGCTCCGAAACTTCTGGAAGATTATATTTCTCCTAAAGAGCTTATGGGAGGTTTCCTTGATAAATATCCCAATATGTTCTTCGGTGGAAAAGGTTCTGTAACTTTCCTACATTTCGATATAGATATGGCGCATATTTTCCATACGCATTTCAACGGAAGAAAACATATCCTTCTTTTTGATTATAAATGGAAAGAAAGATTATATCAGATCCCTTATGCAACTTATGCTTTGGAGGATTATGATATTGAGAACCCTGATTTTACAAAGTTCCCGGCGTTGGATGGTGTAGAAGGTATTGAATGCTTCCTTGAGCATGGTGATACCTTATTTATGCCCACAGGATGGTGGCACTGGATGAAGTACCTTGATGGTTCTTTCTCTATCTCTTTAAGAGCTTGGGATAAATCATGGGCAGTAAAGGCCCATTCTTTATGGAATCTTACGGTACAGCGTAAATTTGACGACATTATGAAGTCGAGTTTCAAAAAGAAATACATGGACTGGAAAGAGAAAATGGCCGTTAAAAGAGCAGAAATAGCTTTAAAAAGAGGCTTACCCAAATAA
- a CDS encoding TonB-dependent receptor: MEKNIYLFLMLFMMVFTFAQKTVSGKITDDDGLAIPSASVTIEEPGKDAILAYGITNSKGEYKVTFTSPETNVDLKVKAFNQKPLTKQISNSDQTLNFKMQSEATEIKEVQLKTKMITARGDTISYDLKAFNSKNDRTLADVMKKIPGIEVNTDGTILYQGNAINKFYVNGKDLMEGGYGTINNSLPKDAVQKVEVLENHQPVKILQDKVPSDQAAINIKLKNSVTMTGRGEVGTGFGEPWLWNVKLTPMFFGQKSQWVVNYKTNNMGEQVENEGNILAFGSAWEGKRINAGQNNWLNVEKASTPNLPVKRYLMNNVHYLSVNYLTNIDKKKEWELKVNANYTNNAVEREDYNETTYFPTNERPQQSTVVMSTRNNFYTDKLKGELIFTKNAKKGFFKNTTSFSQFWNADRAFADRAGRLGNQAVESPTSSFQNSLSTIIPWGEKMVNFKSYINYQDDQQTLKVDPANYLQLPYKLPKIDPNDPNEKDKYGIVNFGPGTSALQQFRLKTLDTSHSANISFSSKGWTFTPQVGFDFSTDRLNTNFDGLAIPNPAIPNDVPPNFNDGMYENNLRFTEIVPSASLGINYKSEAWSIFANFPANFNSIKAEDDLRGVSKSLNKTTFTPNAFIQYSFASFWKASLNGNISNNFGDIQTAYAGYMLLSPRGFNVMDPNNPIPQTNSKNAGSRIEYRNPLNNLFFNINYSLSDSKRNLLSSPILDAATGSTLIRYIERENHSKSNRFSVEVGKYFPKFKTNASVSYGNTLSKSDAFLDDTQYLSKNNTQTYGLKVNNTYFSWASIDYTLNLSRNKQDNIGLSNNQSRLGVNSGFNHNLAVYFYPIENHTIGFNWDQVNTSDGINKYKNGFYDISYQFSWSKKKIDFEIKWLNIANRKFFETYNINQTTNSSSYTKIQLRPSQVMFTVKFNFK; encoded by the coding sequence ATGGAAAAAAATATTTACTTATTTCTGATGCTCTTTATGATGGTATTCACCTTTGCACAGAAAACCGTTTCCGGAAAAATTACTGATGACGATGGGTTAGCTATACCTAGTGCTAGTGTAACTATTGAAGAACCCGGGAAAGATGCTATTCTTGCGTACGGAATTACCAATTCCAAAGGAGAATACAAGGTAACCTTTACTTCTCCGGAAACTAATGTGGATCTTAAAGTAAAAGCTTTCAACCAGAAACCCCTTACAAAACAAATCAGTAACAGCGATCAGACCCTGAATTTTAAAATGCAGTCTGAAGCTACAGAAATTAAGGAAGTACAGTTGAAAACCAAAATGATCACCGCAAGAGGAGACACCATTTCTTATGATCTTAAAGCATTCAACAGTAAAAATGATAGAACTCTGGCCGACGTAATGAAGAAAATCCCCGGAATTGAAGTCAATACAGACGGAACTATTCTCTATCAGGGAAATGCAATCAATAAATTCTATGTTAACGGGAAAGATCTTATGGAAGGTGGCTATGGAACCATCAATAACTCGCTGCCAAAAGACGCCGTACAAAAAGTAGAAGTTCTTGAAAACCATCAGCCGGTAAAAATTCTTCAAGATAAAGTACCATCAGATCAGGCTGCAATCAATATTAAGCTGAAAAATTCTGTAACCATGACCGGCCGTGGTGAAGTGGGAACGGGCTTTGGAGAACCATGGCTTTGGAATGTAAAATTAACCCCTATGTTCTTCGGGCAGAAAAGCCAGTGGGTAGTTAATTACAAAACCAATAATATGGGGGAACAGGTGGAAAATGAAGGAAATATTCTGGCTTTCGGAAGTGCATGGGAGGGAAAAAGAATTAATGCAGGCCAAAACAATTGGCTGAATGTAGAAAAAGCAAGTACTCCGAATTTGCCGGTTAAAAGATATTTAATGAATAATGTTCACTATTTGTCTGTGAACTATTTAACTAATATTGATAAAAAGAAAGAATGGGAATTGAAGGTTAATGCAAATTACACCAACAATGCAGTGGAAAGAGAAGATTATAATGAAACAACTTATTTTCCAACTAATGAAAGGCCACAACAGTCTACGGTGGTAATGAGTACAAGAAATAATTTTTATACAGATAAATTAAAAGGTGAACTAATCTTTACAAAGAATGCGAAGAAAGGGTTCTTCAAAAATACCACAAGTTTCAGCCAATTCTGGAATGCAGACAGAGCTTTTGCAGACAGAGCAGGAAGATTGGGAAATCAGGCTGTGGAATCACCTACATCATCTTTCCAAAACTCATTGAGTACCATTATTCCCTGGGGAGAAAAAATGGTGAATTTCAAATCTTATATCAATTACCAGGACGATCAACAGACATTGAAAGTAGATCCGGCCAATTATTTACAGCTGCCCTACAAACTTCCAAAGATAGATCCGAATGACCCGAATGAAAAAGATAAATACGGAATTGTAAATTTCGGACCGGGAACTTCAGCTTTACAACAATTCAGGCTAAAAACTTTAGATACTTCACACTCTGCAAATATCAGTTTTTCTTCAAAAGGATGGACATTCACTCCTCAGGTGGGATTTGATTTCTCTACAGATAGGCTAAATACAAACTTTGATGGACTGGCAATTCCAAATCCAGCAATTCCGAATGATGTTCCGCCAAATTTCAATGATGGCATGTATGAAAACAATCTGAGATTTACAGAAATTGTTCCTTCAGCTTCATTAGGTATCAACTATAAATCTGAGGCATGGAGTATTTTTGCTAATTTTCCGGCAAATTTCAACAGTATTAAAGCTGAGGATGATTTAAGGGGAGTTTCAAAATCATTAAATAAGACAACATTTACTCCCAATGCATTTATTCAGTATTCATTTGCTTCATTTTGGAAAGCAAGCTTAAACGGAAATATCAGCAATAATTTTGGAGATATTCAAACGGCTTATGCAGGATATATGTTGTTAAGCCCAAGAGGATTTAATGTGATGGATCCAAACAATCCAATTCCTCAAACAAATTCAAAAAATGCAGGTTCAAGAATTGAATACAGAAACCCATTAAATAATCTATTCTTTAATATCAATTATTCATTGAGTGATAGTAAAAGAAATTTGCTTTCTTCTCCAATTTTGGATGCAGCAACAGGTTCTACTTTAATTCGATACATTGAAAGAGAAAATCATTCAAAAAGTAATAGATTCAGCGTTGAAGTGGGTAAATATTTTCCAAAATTCAAAACCAATGCTTCGGTGAGCTATGGAAATACATTATCAAAATCTGATGCATTTCTGGATGATACTCAATATTTAAGCAAAAACAATACGCAAACTTACGGACTAAAGGTCAATAATACATACTTCAGCTGGGCAAGTATAGATTATACGCTTAATTTATCAAGAAATAAACAGGATAATATTGGTTTAAGTAATAATCAAAGCAGGCTTGGAGTAAATTCAGGATTTAATCACAATTTGGCAGTTTACTTCTATCCAATAGAAAATCATACGATAGGATTCAATTGGGATCAGGTGAATACAAGTGATGGAATTAATAAGTACAAGAATGGGTTCTACGATATTTCCTACCAGTTTTCATGGTCTAAAAAGAAAATTGATTTTGAAATCAAATGGTTGAATATCGCTAACAGAAAATTCTTTGAAACCTACAATATTAATCAGACAACAAATAGTTCTTCTTACACGAAGATTCAGCTCCGTCCTAGCCAGGTAATGTTTACCGTAAAATTCAATTTTAAATAA
- a CDS encoding DinB family protein, whose translation MDTLSQFKNELEAEYRTTRKFFETYPDEKNDYAPHEKSMKMLPLATHIAEIFEWPNTMLTTSELDFASGDYQPKQLSTREDLLQTLDQNFKSGKEALEKANENDLTATWALKNNGEELAKWSKYESIRHALNQITHHRAQLGVYYRINNIPLPGSYGPSADYQAF comes from the coding sequence ATGGATACTTTATCACAATTTAAAAATGAACTGGAAGCTGAATACCGGACGACCAGAAAATTCTTTGAAACTTATCCTGACGAAAAAAACGACTATGCTCCCCATGAAAAAAGCATGAAAATGCTGCCTCTTGCCACTCATATTGCTGAAATTTTTGAATGGCCGAACACGATGCTCACCACTTCGGAACTTGATTTTGCCAGTGGAGATTATCAGCCTAAGCAACTTTCTACAAGAGAAGATCTTCTTCAAACCCTGGATCAGAACTTCAAATCAGGGAAAGAAGCCCTTGAAAAGGCCAATGAGAATGATCTTACGGCAACATGGGCATTGAAAAACAATGGTGAAGAGCTTGCAAAATGGTCTAAATATGAGTCCATTCGCCATGCTTTGAACCAAATTACTCATCACAGAGCTCAATTGGGAGTTTATTACAGGATCAATAATATTCCTTTACCGGGAAGTTATGGCCCTTCTGCCGATTATCAAGCTTTTTAA
- a CDS encoding GLPGLI family protein: MKKLFSVFLIALFAFANAQETKETANRFFYELTFKPKKDSAKLDKLITILDITPKKSIYQDYTLPAQDSIIKLAVEEMEKAKVWKDISKLIRMPKFAYKIVKTYPEMKEQYLNRVSINLFGYDDSVKFTWNILPEKQKIGEYNTQKATTEYGGRTWTAWFSSDIPFQDGPYKFYGLPGLIVKIEDTEKNYSWMLSGNKKITNYDELSYSDKINAKYGVSNTVTPTTKEKFDKAYASFKQDPMAEIRQKVGPEMMNMKMPGSDVTIGENLKRQEKIAKDYFNANDNPIEKEQASSAQKKK; encoded by the coding sequence GTGAAAAAACTATTTTCAGTATTTCTTATCGCACTTTTTGCCTTTGCTAATGCTCAGGAAACTAAAGAAACGGCTAACCGATTCTTTTATGAACTTACATTTAAGCCAAAGAAAGATTCTGCCAAGTTGGATAAGCTGATTACAATTTTGGATATTACTCCCAAAAAATCAATTTATCAGGATTATACCCTTCCTGCACAGGATTCTATTATTAAGCTCGCTGTAGAGGAAATGGAAAAAGCAAAAGTATGGAAGGATATTTCGAAACTTATCAGAATGCCTAAGTTTGCTTACAAGATTGTAAAAACGTATCCGGAAATGAAAGAGCAGTATCTTAATAGAGTAAGTATTAATTTATTTGGATATGATGATTCTGTTAAATTCACTTGGAATATCCTGCCGGAAAAACAAAAAATAGGAGAGTATAATACCCAAAAAGCGACTACAGAATATGGAGGCAGAACATGGACAGCCTGGTTTAGCTCAGATATTCCTTTTCAGGATGGTCCATATAAATTCTATGGTCTTCCGGGATTAATTGTTAAAATTGAAGACACTGAGAAAAATTACTCTTGGATGTTAAGTGGAAATAAGAAGATCACAAACTATGATGAACTATCCTATTCGGATAAGATCAATGCGAAATATGGCGTTTCCAATACCGTAACACCTACTACAAAAGAAAAATTTGATAAGGCCTACGCAAGCTTTAAGCAAGATCCAATGGCTGAAATTCGTCAAAAAGTAGGTCCGGAAATGATGAATATGAAAATGCCGGGATCAGACGTAACCATCGGAGAGAATCTTAAAAGGCAGGAAAAAATAGCAAAGGATTACTTTAATGCAAATGATAATCCAATAGAAAAAGAGCAGGCTTCTTCAGCTCAAAAGAAAAAATAA
- a CDS encoding ferrous iron transport protein A yields MKEKQLHKLSVFPKNKMGKILGYDNDHLKMPNKIIEMGLLPETVFRILYQAPFNGPMYVEFGAEKSRIALREEEGDYIIVEELN; encoded by the coding sequence TTGAAAGAGAAACAATTACATAAATTAAGTGTATTTCCTAAAAATAAAATGGGAAAGATATTGGGATATGATAATGACCATCTGAAAATGCCCAATAAAATCATTGAAATGGGGCTTCTTCCGGAGACCGTTTTCAGGATTTTGTACCAGGCTCCGTTTAATGGACCGATGTATGTGGAATTTGGAGCAGAGAAAAGCCGGATTGCTCTTCGTGAGGAAGAAGGAGATTATATTATTGTTGAAGAATTGAATTAA